A section of the Deltaproteobacteria bacterium genome encodes:
- a CDS encoding acyl-CoA synthetase translates to MDKIQIRTMADIEAMEKTPIKERLTALNTYDLLKNGAAINPEAPAVSFFLTGEGYASPLKISYRDFMSNITRAANLFHDLGVGPNDVISYLLPNLPETHYVLWGGEAAGIVNPINSLLAPSTIRDICQAAGTKVLVALGELPGADIWEKVNLIKKEIPGLKAIIRVMGPGDEKEGIYSFGELLPRYPGDRLVSGRIINPEDPASMYHTGGTTGTPTLAPHTHYNEAVMAQIMGLGAELYAGETTMCGLPLFHVNGTTVTGSFPFSIGAHVVILSARGYRDPMVMKNFYKIVEHYRAVTFSAVPTILSVLLDIPKGEADISSLRYLVCGAAPLSVELFKRFEAHSGMKVIEGYGLTEGTCASCMNPFHGERKIGSIGMRLPYQEMKIFISDEDGKFIREAETDEIGEVCIKGPNVFNGYLDPAHNKKIWPLPEWFNTGDLGRKDKDSYFWLTGRRKELIIRGGHNIDPAIIEEPLYRLSDVKVAAAVGSPDPYAGEIPVAYVELKEGAKITEGEILEYLGKEVGERAAVPKQVYIIPQIPLTPVGKIFKPALRWESIRKVYQGALSVLQGLVDQMEVKVTEDKVHGSLVTITVTPVGGVSEETIREKATEVLAPYTVRYQLIFAG, encoded by the coding sequence GTGGATAAGATTCAGATTCGAACGATGGCCGACATTGAGGCTATGGAGAAGACCCCTATCAAAGAAAGACTCACGGCTTTAAACACTTATGATTTGCTGAAGAACGGGGCGGCCATCAACCCCGAGGCCCCGGCCGTCAGTTTTTTCCTGACCGGGGAAGGCTATGCCTCTCCGTTAAAGATAAGCTACCGGGATTTCATGTCCAACATAACCCGGGCCGCCAATCTCTTTCATGATCTCGGGGTGGGGCCCAATGATGTTATCTCCTACCTTCTCCCCAACCTTCCGGAGACCCACTACGTGCTCTGGGGAGGCGAGGCCGCCGGGATCGTCAATCCCATTAATTCATTACTGGCCCCGTCAACCATCCGGGACATCTGTCAGGCCGCCGGCACCAAGGTCCTGGTGGCCCTGGGTGAGCTTCCCGGAGCGGATATTTGGGAGAAGGTTAATTTGATCAAGAAGGAAATCCCGGGGTTGAAAGCGATTATCCGGGTCATGGGACCCGGGGACGAAAAAGAAGGGATTTACAGTTTTGGAGAGCTTCTTCCCCGCTATCCCGGAGACCGGCTGGTCTCCGGCCGGATCATCAACCCTGAAGACCCGGCCTCCATGTATCACACCGGCGGCACCACCGGAACCCCTACGCTGGCCCCCCATACGCACTATAATGAAGCGGTCATGGCCCAGATCATGGGCCTGGGGGCCGAGCTCTATGCCGGCGAGACGACCATGTGCGGGCTGCCCCTTTTCCATGTCAACGGCACCACGGTGACCGGTTCATTCCCCTTTTCCATCGGGGCCCATGTGGTCATCCTTTCGGCCAGGGGCTACCGGGATCCCATGGTCATGAAAAATTTTTATAAGATTGTCGAACATTACCGGGCCGTGACCTTTTCGGCTGTGCCGACCATCCTGTCCGTGCTCCTGGACATCCCCAAAGGAGAGGCGGACATTTCATCGCTGCGCTATCTGGTCTGCGGGGCGGCCCCGCTTTCCGTGGAGCTCTTCAAGCGCTTTGAGGCCCACAGCGGCATGAAGGTTATCGAAGGCTACGGTTTGACCGAAGGGACCTGTGCCTCGTGCATGAATCCTTTTCATGGCGAAAGGAAGATCGGCTCCATAGGTATGAGACTGCCCTATCAGGAGATGAAGATCTTTATTTCCGATGAAGATGGAAAATTCATCCGGGAGGCCGAAACCGATGAGATCGGGGAGGTCTGTATTAAAGGTCCCAATGTATTCAATGGGTATCTGGATCCGGCCCACAACAAAAAGATCTGGCCCCTGCCGGAATGGTTTAATACCGGCGACCTGGGAAGAAAGGATAAGGATAGTTATTTCTGGCTCACCGGTCGCCGAAAAGAACTCATCATTCGAGGCGGCCACAATATCGATCCGGCGATTATCGAGGAGCCCCTGTACCGCCTTTCCGATGTAAAGGTGGCGGCCGCCGTGGGCAGCCCTGACCCCTATGCCGGCGAGATTCCGGTAGCCTATGTGGAACTGAAAGAGGGGGCAAAAATCACCGAAGGCGAGATCCTGGAGTATCTTGGAAAAGAAGTGGGGGAACGGGCGGCCGTACCCAAGCAGGTCTATATCATTCCCCAGATACCCCTGACACCGGTGGGAAAGATCTTTAAACCGGCTCTCCGGTGGGAGAGCATCCGGAAGGTTTATCAGGGTGCCCTTTCGGTCCTTCAGGGACTGGTGGATCAGATGGAGGTCAAGGTCACCGAGGACAAGGTCCACGGATCGCTGGTCACTATAACCGTGACACCGGTCGGCGGCGTGTCGGAAGAGACCATCCGGGAAAAGGCCACCGAGGTCCTGGCCCCTTATACCGTTCGCTATCAATTGATTTTCGCAGGATAG